One Ahaetulla prasina isolate Xishuangbanna chromosome 1, ASM2864084v1, whole genome shotgun sequence DNA window includes the following coding sequences:
- the LRP4 gene encoding low-density lipoprotein receptor-related protein 4, protein MRRLGAVCLRWPPLLLLPLLLRWEAPLYVRGAASSSSECSCGRNHFTCAVSAFGECTCIPAQWQCDGDNDCGDHSDEDGCMLPTCSSLDFHCDNGKCIRRSWVCDGDNDCEDDSDEQDCPPRECEEDEFSCQNGYCIRSLWHCDGDNDCGDNSDEQCDMRKCSDKEFRCTDGSCIAEHWFCDGDTDCKDGSDEENCPSDVPAATCNLEEFQCAYGRCILDIYHCDGDDDCGDWSDESDCSSHQPCRSGEFMCNSGLCINAGWRCDGDFDCDDQSDEKNCTTSMCTADQFRCKSGRCVRLSWRCDGEGDCSDYSDEEDCEDSGIPQCSPDQFLCGNGRCIGQRKLCNGANDCGDGSDENPAQNCRPRTGEENCNVNNGDCAQKCQMIRGIVQCTCHTGYRLLEDGRSCQDVNECAEEGYCSQGCTNSEGGFQCWCEQGYELRPDKRSCKALDVNECAEEGYCSQGCTNSEGGFQCWCEQGYELRPDKRSCKALDVNECAEEGYCSQGCTNSEGGFQCWCEQGYELRPDKRSCKALGGLAIDWIHDKLYWTDSGTSRIEVANLDGMHRKVLLWKNLEKPRAIALHPMEGTIYWTDWGNTPRIEYSNMDGSNRRIIADTHLFWPNGLTIDYAGHRMYWVDAKHHVIERADLDGKNRKAVISQGLPHPFAITVFEDSLYWTDWHTKSINSANKFTGKNQEIIRNKLHFPMDIHTLHPQRQPAGRNRCGTNNGGCTHLCLPNNKGYTCACPTGFRKTSGHTCAQSLDKFLLFARRMDIRRISFDTEDLSDVVIPLADVRSAVALDWDAQGDYVYWTDVSTDSISRAKWNGTGQEIVVESSLESPAGLAVDWVTNKLYWTDAGTDRIEASNIDGTMRTVLIWENLDRPRDIVVDPVGRFMYWTDWGANPKIERAGMDASDRLVIISSNLTWPNGLAIDYESQRLYWADAGMKTIEYAGLDGSDRKILIGSNLPHPFGLTLYGARIYWTDWQTKSIQSADKRTGLDRESLQDNLENLMDIHVFHRQRPAVHTPCHINNGGCSHLCLLAPLPKGYSCSCPTGINLQADGRTCLSGMITFLIFARRSDIRLVSLDIPYFADVVVSVNVTMKNTIAIGVDPEEGKVYWSDSTLRKISRASLDGSQYEDIITTGLQTTDGLAVDAIGRKVYWTDTGTNRIEVANLDGTMRKVLIWENLDSPRAIALYHEMGYMYWTDWGENAKLERAGMDGSNRMVLISNNLGWPNGLAVDKAGSQLFWADAHTERIEASDLNGANRHTLLSPVQHPYGLTLLDSYIYWTDWQTRSIHRADKNTGANVILVRTNLPGLMDIQGIDRGRPLGTNKCGMKNGGCSDLCLPNPEGFSCACPTGIQLKIDERSCDPSPETYLLFSSRGSIRRISLDTSDHIDVYVPVPELNNVISLDYDSVDGKVYYTDVILDVIRRADLDGSNMETIIGQGLKRTDGLSVDWVARNLYWTDTGRNTIEVARLDGSCRKVLINNSLDEPRAIAVFPRKGYLFWTDWGHIAKIERANLDGSERKILINTDLGWPNGLTLDYDIRRIYWVDAHLDRIESADLNGKLRQVLISQVSHPFALTQQDRWLYWTDWQTKSIQRVDKYSGRNKETVLANVEGLMDIIVVSPQRQTGTNICGVNNGGCTHLCFARASDFVCACPDEPDGRPCFNIPTMGPPNPETTHVSKRSQTSTDRFKTPTTKPHISVETIERNCSDKKVGQGLCNRANEAILATAGEGLHVSYITGGLLSILSILLLIGAVIIYRHKKSKFTDPNLSNLTYSNPSYRTSTQEVKIETIPKPAIYNQLCFKKETGPDHSYTKDKIKIVEGICLLSNDESEWDDLKQIRSSRGCILRDHVCMKTDTVSIQASSGSLGDTETEQLLKEEQSECSSITAATTPECHGSLPDTGWKHQRKPSTESEV, encoded by the exons TGCTGCCTACTTGCTCATCCCTGGATTTTCACTGTGACAATGGCAAATGTATCCGTCGATCATGGGTCTGTGATGGGGACAATGATTGTGAGGATGATTCTGATGAGCAGGACTGCC CTCCCCGGGAATGTGAGGAAGATGAATTCTCCTGTCAGAATGGATACTGCATACGTAGCCTATGGCACTGCGATGGCGACAACGACTGTGGAGACAACAGTGATGAGCAGTGTG ATATGAGAAAGTGTTCAGACAAAGAGTTTCGCTGCACTGATGGTAGCTGCATAGCTGAGCACTGGTTCTGTGATGGTGATACTGACTGCAAGGATGGGTCAGATGAAGAGAACTGCC CATCAGATGTGCCAGCAGCAACATGTAACCTGGAGGAATTCCAGTGTGCCTATGGGCGTTGTATCCTGGACATTTACCACTGTGATGGAGATGATGATTGTGGGGACTGGTCCGATGAATCTGACTGCT CTTCTCACCAGCCTTGCCGCTCGGGAGAATTCATGTGCAACAGTGGCTTGTGCATTAATGCTGGCTGGAGGTGTGATGGTGATTTTGATTGCGATGACCAGTCGGATGAGAAAAACTGCA CTACCTCTATGTGCACAGCTGACCAGTTCCGATGTAAATCTGGCCGCTGCGTTCGGCTGTCTTGGCGCTGTGATGGGGAGGGAGACTGCTCTGATTACAGTGATGAGGAAGACTGTGAGGACTCGG GAATCCCACAGTGTTCCCCTGACCAATTTCTGTGTGGAAATGGGCGCTGCATTGGCCAACGGAAGCTATGTAATGGTGCCAATGATTGTGGAGATGGCAGTGATGAGAACCCTGCCCAAAACTGCC GTCCTCGAACTGGAGAGGAAAATTGTAATGTCAACAATGGGGACTGTGCCCAGAAATGCCAGATGATTCGTGGAATAGTGCAGTGTACCTGCCATACAGGTTACAGGCTTCTGGAGGATGGTAGATCGTGTCAGG ATGTGAATGAATGTGCAGAGGAAGGTTATTGCAGTCAGGGGTGCACCAACAGTGAGGGTGGTTTCCAGTGCTGGTGTGAACAAGGCTATGAGCTTCGCCCAGACAAGCGCAGCTGTAAAGCCCTGG ATGTGAATGAATGTGCAGAGGAAGGTTATTGCAGTCAGGGGTGCACCAACAGTGAGGGTGGTTTCCAGTGCTGGTGTGAACAAGGCTATGAACTTCGCCCAGACAAGCGCAGCTGTAAAGCCCTGG ATGTGAATGAATGTGCAGAGGAAGGTTATTGCAGTCAGGGGTGCACCAACAGTGAGGGTGGTTTCCAGTGCTGGTGTGAACAAGGCTATGAACTTCGCCCAGACAAGCGCAGCTGTAAAGCCCTGG GTGGGCTAGCCATTGACTGGATCCATGACAAGTTGTACTGGACAGACTCTGGGACATCTCGCATTGAAGTGGCAAATTTGGATGGAATGCATCGGAAAGTGCTTCTTTGGAAGAATCTAGAAAAACCTCGTGCAATTGCTCTTCACCCTATGGAAGG TACCATCTACTGGACAGATTGGGGAAACACTCCTCGCATTGAATACTCTAACATGGATGGCTCCAATCGGCGCATTATTGCTGACACTCATCTCTTTTGGCCAAATGGGCTAACTATCGACTATGCAGGGCATCGGATGTACTGGGTAGATGCCAAGCATCATGTTATTGAGAGGGCTGATTTGGATGGAAAGAACAGGAAGGCTGTTATTAGTCAAG GCCTTCCACATCCATTTGCTATCACTGTATTTGAAGATAGCCTGTACTGGACAGATTGGCATACCAAGAGTATAAACAGTGCCAACAAATTTACTGGAAAAAATCAAGAGATCATCCGTAACAAGCTTCATTTCCCCATGGATATCCATACATTGCATCCTCAACGCCAACCAGCAG GGAGAAATCGCTGTGGAACCAACAATGGTGgctgtactcatctctgtttgccAAATAACAAGGGCTATACCTGCGCATGTCCCACAGGTTTTCGGAAGACTAGCGGCCATACTTGTGCCCAGA GTCTTGACAAGTTCCTGCTTTTTGCCCGAAGGATGGACATCCGTCGTATCAGCTTCGACACAGAAGACCTGTCTGATGTTGTCATCCCCTTGGCAGATGTGCGCAGTGCTGTGGCTCTGGACTGGGATGCACAGGGTGACTATGTCTACTGGACAGATGTTAGCACTGATTCCATTAGTCGGgcaaaatggaatggaacaggCCAGGAG ATTGTGGTGGAGAGCAGTCTTGAAAGCCCAGCTGGTCTTGCTGTTGATTGGGTCACAAACAAGTTGTACTGGACAGATGCAG GAACAGACCGGATAGAGGCATCTAACATAGATGGAACCATGAGGACTGTTTTAATATGGGAAAACCTAGACAGACCAAGAGATATTGTGGTGGACCCTGTTGGAAG GTTCATGTACTGGACTGACTGGGGAGCTAACCCAAAGATTGAGCGGGCGGGAATGGATGCCTCTGATCGGTTGGTGATCATCTCTTCCAACCTGACCTGGCCCAATGGACTGGCTATTGACTATGAGTCTCAGCGCCTCTACTGGGCAGATGCTGGCATGAAGACAATTGAGTATGCTGGCCTGGATGGCAGTGATAGGAAG ATATTGATCGGGAGCAATTTGCCTCACCCATTTGGACTCACTCTTTACGGCGCTCGGATTTACTGGACAGACTGGCAGACGAAAAGCATCCAGAGTGCTGACAAAAGGACAGGGTTGGATCGTGAGAGTCTACAGGACAACCTAGAAAACCTTATGGACATCCATGTCTTTCATCGGCAGAGACCTGCAG TGCATACACCGTGCCACATTAATAATGGTGGATGCAGTCACCTTTGTCTCTTGGCTCCACTTCCTAAAGGCTACAGCTGTTCTTGCCCTACTGGCATCAACCTACAAGCAGATGGCAGAACATGTTTATCTG GAATGATTACCTTCCTAATCTTTGCAAGAAGATCGGATATTCGTCTGGTTTCACTTGATATTCCATATTTTGCTGATGTAGTTGTCTCAGTCAACGTCACTATGAAAAACACCATCGCCATTGGAGTCGATCCTGAAGAAG GAAAGGTTTATTGGTCAGACAGCACACTGAGGAAGATCAGCAGAGCTTCACTGGATGGGTCTCAGTATGAAGATATTATTACTACAG GATTGCAAACCACAGATGGATTAGCTGTGGATGCTATTGGCCGCAAAGTGTATTGGACTGATACGGGAACAAACAGAATTGAAGTAGCTAACCTGGATGGGACAATGAGAAAAGTTTTGATATGGGAAAATCTGGACAGCCCACGGGCAATTGCATTATATCATGAAATGGG GTATATGTATTGGACAGACTGGGGTGAAAATGCTAAACTGGAGCGAGCAGGGATGGATGGCTCTAACCGCATGGTGCTTATTAGCAACAACCTGGGATGGCCTAATGGTCTGGCTGTGGATAAAGCTGGATCACAACTATTTTGGGCTGATGCACATACTGAG CGTATTGAGGCTTCAGATCTGAATGGTGCAAACCGCCACACCCTGCTCTCCCCAGTGCAGCACCCTTATGGCCTAACTTTATTAGATTCTTACATCTATTGGACTGATTGGCAAACAAGAAGCATTCACCGAGCTGATAAGAACACTGGTGCTAATGTCATCTTGGTGAGAACAAATCTTCCAGGATTAATGGACATCCAGGGCATTGACAGAGGGAGACCACTTG GTACTAACAAATGTGGCATGAAAAATGGAGGTTGCTCCGATCTCTGTCTTCCAAACCCTGAAGGCTTCTCATGTGCCTGCCCTACTGGAATTCAACTGAAGATTGATGAAAGATCTTGCGATCCTTCTCCTGAAACCTACCTGCTCTTCTCTAGCCGGGGCTCCATCAGGAGAATCTCACTAGATACTAGTGATCACATTGATGTTTATGTCCCTGTCCCAGAGCTGAACAATGTTATCTCCTTGGATTATGACAGTGTAGATGGCAAGGTTTACTACACAGATGTCATATTAGATGTCATCAG GCGAGCAGATTTAGATGGCAGTAATATGGAAACTATTATTGGCCAAGGACTAAAAAGAACAGATGGTTTGTCTGTGGACTGGGTAGCTCGAAATCTATATTGGACAGACACTGGCCGCAACACAATTGAAGTTGCAAGACTGGATGGAAGCTGCAGGAAAGTGCTGATAAATAACAGTCTGGATGAACCACGGGCAATTGCTGTTTTTCCTAGAAAAGG ATACCTCTTCTGGACTGACTGGGGACATATTGCTAAAATTGAACGGGCAAACCTAGATGGTTCTGAACGAAAGATATTGATCAATACTGATTTAGGCTGGCCCAATGGACTGACTTTGGATTATGACATCAGAAG gATTTATTGGGTAGATGCTCATCTAGACCGCATAGAAAGTGCTGATCTTAATGGGAAATTGCGCCAAGTGTTGATCAGTCAAGTATCACATCCCTTTGCCTTGACACAG CAGGATAGGTGGCTGTATTGGacagactggcaaacaaaatctatTCAGCGTGTGGACAAATACTCTGGTCGTAATAAGGAGACTGTGTTAGCCAATGTAGAAGGTCTTATGGATATTATTGTGGTTTCTCCTCAAAGGCAAACAG GCACAAACATTTGTGGAGTGAATAATGGAGGCTGTACCCATCTCTGCTTTGCCAGGGCTTCTGACTTTGTTTGTGCATGTCCCGATGAACCAGATGGACGGCCTTGTTTTAATA TTCCTACCATGGGGCCTCCAAATCCTGAGACAACTCATGTAAGCAAAAGGAGCCAGACTTCTACTGACAGATTTAAAACTCCAACAACCAAGCCCCATATTTCTGTGGAAACAATAGAAAGAAA CTGCTCTGACAAGAAAGTTGGTCAAGGTTTGTGCAACCGAGCAAATGAAGCAATATTGGCAACTGCAG GAGAAGGGCTACATGTCAGttacatcactggaggtcttctcAGTATACTGAGTATTCTGCTGCTGATTGGTGCTGTGATTATATACAG GCATAAGAAATCCAAATTCACAGATCCTAATCTAAGTAATCTGACCTACAGTAATCCCTCTTATCGGACATCTACCCAAGAAGTGAAGATTGAAACAATTCCCAAGCCAGCCATATATAATCAGCTCTGCTTTAAGAAGGAG ACTGGTCCTGATCATAGTTACACCAAGGACAAGATCAAGATTGTTGAAGGAATATGCCTCCTATCCAATGATGAATCTGAATGGGATGATCTTAAACAGATAAGAAGCTCTCGGGGATGTATTCTCCGCGACCATGTATGCATGAAGACTGACACAGTCTCTATCCAAGCCAGCTCTGGCTCACTCGGTGACACTGAAACTGAGCAATTGTTGAAAGAGGAGCAGTCAGAATGTAGCAGCATCACTGCAGCCACTACTCCTGAATGTCATGGCTCCCTTCCAGACACAGGCTGGAAGCACCAGCGCAAACCCTCAACAGAAAGTGAAGTCTAA